In Tenacibaculum pacificus, a single window of DNA contains:
- a CDS encoding cold-shock protein, whose amino-acid sequence MNRGTVKFFNESKGFGFITEEGSNKEHFVRVSGLIDEIRENDEVEFELQEGKKGLNAVDVRVL is encoded by the coding sequence ATGAATAGAGGTACCGTAAAATTCTTCAACGAGTCAAAAGGATTTGGATTTATTACAGAAGAAGGATCAAACAAAGAACATTTTGTACGTGTTTCAGGATTAATCGACGAAATTCGTGAGAATGACGAAGTTGAATTCGAATTACAAGAAGGAAAAAAAGGATTAAACGCTGTTGACGTAAGAGTATTATAA
- the mtaB gene encoding tRNA (N(6)-L-threonylcarbamoyladenosine(37)-C(2))-methylthiotransferase MtaB — translation MNADKKVAFYTLGCKLNFSETSTIARNFESEGFERVDFDQKAAIYVINTCSVTDNADKRFKSIVKNALKQNEDAFIIGVGCYAQLKPEELANVNGVDLVLGATEKFNVTSYINDLTKNDIGEVHSCEIEEADSYVGAYSIGDRTRAFLKVQDGCDYKCTYCTIPLARGISRSDTLDNVLKNAKEISEKGIKEIVLTGVNIGDYGKGEFGNKKHEHTFLELVKELDDVEGIKRLRISSIEPNLLKDETIDFVAKSKTFVPHFHIPLQSGSDELLKRMKRRYLTQTYTNRVTRIKEVMPNACIGVDVIVGFPGETDELFLETYNYLNEMDISYLHVFTYSERPNTEAVGMDGIVPKNVRAKRSKMLRGLSVKKRRAFYETQIGNTLTALFESENKEGYIHGFTQNYVKVKTPWNPELVNTLHTVTLTKIDEDGLVRFNFVKNNVIS, via the coding sequence ATGAACGCAGATAAAAAAGTAGCTTTTTATACTTTAGGATGTAAATTAAATTTTTCTGAAACTTCAACAATTGCTCGAAATTTTGAGAGTGAAGGTTTTGAACGTGTTGACTTTGATCAAAAAGCAGCAATCTATGTAATTAACACCTGTTCGGTTACAGATAATGCTGATAAACGTTTTAAATCGATTGTAAAAAATGCTTTAAAACAAAATGAGGATGCTTTTATAATTGGGGTTGGTTGTTATGCACAATTAAAACCTGAAGAATTAGCCAATGTAAATGGAGTTGATTTAGTATTAGGAGCTACCGAAAAATTTAATGTAACTAGTTATATTAACGATTTAACCAAAAATGATATTGGCGAGGTTCACTCGTGTGAAATTGAAGAAGCAGATTCTTATGTTGGCGCTTATTCTATTGGTGATCGTACCCGTGCATTTTTAAAAGTGCAAGATGGTTGTGATTATAAATGTACTTATTGTACAATTCCGTTAGCTCGTGGTATTTCTAGATCGGATACTTTAGATAATGTTTTAAAAAATGCCAAAGAAATTTCTGAAAAAGGAATTAAAGAAATCGTGTTAACTGGCGTTAATATTGGTGATTATGGAAAAGGTGAATTCGGAAATAAAAAACACGAACATACTTTTTTAGAATTAGTTAAAGAATTAGATGATGTTGAAGGAATTAAACGTTTACGTATTTCTTCTATTGAACCTAATTTATTAAAAGATGAAACAATTGATTTTGTTGCTAAATCTAAAACTTTTGTTCCTCATTTTCACATTCCGTTACAATCTGGTAGTGATGAATTATTGAAAAGAATGAAACGTCGTTACTTAACCCAAACATACACAAATAGAGTTACTCGAATAAAAGAAGTAATGCCTAATGCCTGTATAGGTGTTGATGTTATTGTTGGTTTTCCTGGAGAAACAGATGAGTTATTTTTAGAAACTTATAATTACTTGAACGAAATGGATATTTCCTATTTACATGTATTTACATATTCTGAAAGACCAAATACAGAAGCTGTTGGCATGGACGGAATAGTTCCTAAAAATGTACGAGCAAAACGAAGTAAAATGTTACGTGGTTTATCTGTTAAAAAACGTAGAGCATTTTATGAAACTCAAATAGGAAACACCTTAACGGCTTTATTTGAAAGTGAAAATAAAGAAGGATATATTCATGGTTTTACACAAAATTATGTAAAAGTTAAGACTCCTTGGAATCCTGAATTAGTAAATACCTTACACACCGTTACTTTAACTAAAATTGACGAAGACGGTTTAGTACGTTTTAACTTTGTTAAAAACAATGTTATTTCTTAA
- a CDS encoding PaaI family thioesterase — protein sequence MYATISRILSSFFKQNTIFKYGFNISPMYRRSTGKIMSVSDDLLTVKIKIPISYKNKNYVGTIFGGSLFSATDPIFMIQLMNILGKNYVVWDKSAEIKFKRPARETSYVNFIFTDAEIQQIKQRVIDEKEIDLKKELKITNKNTSITYAEVFKTIYIADKSYYKNKRKQA from the coding sequence ATGTACGCAACAATTTCAAGAATTTTAAGTAGTTTTTTTAAACAAAATACTATTTTTAAATATGGTTTTAATATTTCTCCGATGTACCGAAGGTCAACTGGTAAAATAATGAGTGTTTCTGATGATTTATTAACCGTAAAAATAAAAATTCCGATTAGTTATAAGAACAAAAATTATGTCGGTACTATTTTCGGAGGAAGTTTATTTTCAGCTACGGATCCTATTTTTATGATTCAATTGATGAATATTTTAGGAAAAAACTATGTTGTTTGGGATAAAAGTGCCGAAATTAAATTTAAAAGACCAGCACGCGAAACATCATATGTTAATTTTATTTTTACAGATGCTGAAATTCAACAAATAAAACAACGTGTAATCGATGAAAAAGAAATCGATTTAAAAAAAGAGCTCAAAATAACCAATAAAAATACTTCCATTACTTATGCTGAAGTTTTTAAAACGATATACATTGCAGATAAATCATATTACAAAAATAAAAGAAAGCAAGCATAA
- a CDS encoding GNAT family N-acetyltransferase, with protein sequence MIFETERLLIRKLIFTDLKPFHCLESNPLVLQYATGEVKTILECEKELITLINKYEKPSNDFFIYAIERKSDGHFIGTLGLIKDVENKEDDEIGYRFIQEYWGKGYATELCEGLIGYCKSVGMKKIIAYVIDKNIASSKILKRFNFKVVKNSISDDIGLPETKYELNL encoded by the coding sequence ATGATTTTTGAAACGGAAAGATTACTCATTAGAAAACTTATTTTTACAGACTTAAAACCTTTTCATTGCCTAGAAAGTAACCCTTTAGTTTTGCAATATGCAACAGGTGAGGTTAAAACAATTTTAGAATGTGAAAAAGAATTAATCACGTTAATAAATAAATATGAAAAACCAAGCAATGATTTTTTTATTTATGCAATAGAAAGAAAATCGGATGGTCATTTTATAGGTACTTTAGGTTTAATTAAAGATGTTGAAAATAAAGAAGATGATGAAATTGGTTATCGATTTATTCAAGAATATTGGGGTAAAGGTTATGCTACTGAATTATGTGAAGGATTGATTGGTTATTGTAAATCCGTAGGAATGAAAAAAATTATAGCGTATGTTATTGATAAAAATATTGCTTCTAGTAAAATTTTAAAACGTTTTAATTTTAAAGTAGTTAAAAATTCAATAAGTGATGATATTGGCTTACCTGAAACAAAATATGAATTAAATTTATGA
- a CDS encoding antibiotic biosynthesis monooxygenase family protein, protein MIEDSLNPPYYAVIFTTVLSDNLNGYDAMAIKMESLAKQQKGYLGIESARSEVGITVSYWEDLDAIVQWKNNIEHMEAREMGREQWYKKYQLRICKVEREYGFNK, encoded by the coding sequence ATGATAGAAGATTCTTTAAATCCGCCATATTATGCGGTTATTTTTACAACAGTATTATCTGATAATTTAAACGGATATGATGCGATGGCAATTAAAATGGAATCCCTCGCAAAACAACAAAAAGGATATTTAGGCATTGAATCTGCTCGTTCAGAAGTAGGAATTACCGTTTCATACTGGGAAGATTTGGATGCAATTGTTCAGTGGAAAAATAATATTGAACATATGGAAGCTAGAGAAATGGGAAGAGAACAATGGTATAAAAAATATCAATTGCGAATTTGTAAAGTAGAACGTGAATATGGATTTAATAAGTAA
- a CDS encoding cold-shock protein, giving the protein MSKGTVKFFNESKGFGFITEEGSNKEHFVHVSGLIDEIRENDEVEFELQEGRKGLNAVDVRVL; this is encoded by the coding sequence ATGAGTAAAGGTACCGTAAAGTTCTTCAACGAGTCAAAAGGATTTGGATTTATTACAGAAGAAGGATCAAACAAAGAACATTTTGTACATGTTTCAGGATTAATCGACGAAATTCGTGAGAATGACGAAGTTGAATTCGAATTACAAGAAGGAAGAAAAGGATTAAACGCTGTTGACGTAAGAGTATTATAA
- a CDS encoding lytic transglycosylase domain-containing protein, with translation MNKYIRFLSLITIVFVAVLFTNTISQANEPEIKNVAESYEIRALKIPSYMELAGERVPLEKGDVKEHMDRELLVNTYWQSNGLLLIKRANKFFPVIEPLLKKYGIPDDFKYLCVAESALINIPSSKGAAGYWHFMPATGREYGLEVNKNVDERYNLEKSTRVAAEYLKRAKKKLGSWTLAAAAYNAGNGRISQRLKQQKVDNYYDLLLNSETSRYVFRILALKEVLGNPSKYGFAYDQDDLYTYPNTYEVKVDTTITNITNFAKKHQVTYKDLKIVNPWLRESRLNNKSRKTYTIKIPMN, from the coding sequence ATGAATAAATACATCCGATTTTTATCACTTATAACTATTGTTTTTGTGGCTGTCTTATTTACAAATACAATAAGCCAAGCAAACGAACCTGAAATAAAAAATGTAGCCGAAAGTTATGAAATTAGAGCCCTAAAAATACCTAGCTACATGGAACTGGCTGGAGAGCGTGTTCCTTTAGAAAAAGGAGATGTTAAAGAACATATGGATCGTGAATTATTAGTAAATACTTATTGGCAATCTAACGGATTACTATTGATTAAACGTGCTAATAAGTTTTTTCCTGTAATAGAGCCATTATTAAAAAAATATGGTATTCCTGATGATTTTAAATATTTATGTGTTGCTGAAAGTGCTTTGATTAATATTCCTTCATCAAAAGGTGCTGCTGGATATTGGCATTTTATGCCTGCTACTGGTCGTGAATATGGTTTAGAAGTAAATAAAAACGTAGATGAGCGTTATAATTTAGAAAAATCAACAAGAGTTGCTGCTGAATATTTAAAAAGAGCTAAGAAAAAATTAGGTTCTTGGACGCTAGCTGCAGCAGCATATAATGCAGGAAATGGTAGAATATCTCAACGATTAAAGCAACAAAAAGTTGATAACTATTACGATTTACTTTTAAATAGTGAAACAAGTAGATATGTTTTTAGAATTTTAGCTTTAAAAGAAGTATTAGGTAATCCTAGTAAATACGGCTTTGCATATGATCAAGATGATTTATACACCTACCCTAATACTTACGAAGTAAAAGTAGATACTACAATAACTAATATTACTAATTTTGCTAAAAAGCATCAAGTTACTTATAAAGATTTAAAAATAGTAAATCCTTGGCTACGAGAATCAAGATTAAATAATAAGAGTAGAAAAACATACACAATAAAAATACCAATGAATTAA
- a CDS encoding YwbE family protein, with protein MKDGTNRKDIKIGASVEVVQKNHQRTGELTLGIVSRLLTNSANHPHGIKVQLTSGIVGRVKKVIEN; from the coding sequence ATGAAAGATGGAACAAATAGAAAAGATATCAAAATAGGAGCTTCTGTTGAAGTTGTGCAGAAAAATCATCAGAGAACAGGAGAACTAACATTAGGTATTGTTAGTAGGTTGTTAACGAACTCTGCAAATCACCCTCATGGAATTAAAGTTCAATTAACTTCTGGAATTGTAGGTAGAGTAAAAAAAGTAATAGAAAATTAG
- a CDS encoding cold-shock protein: protein MNRGTVKFFNESKGFGFITEEGSNKEHFVHVSGLIDEIRENDEVEFELQEGRKGLNAVDVRVL from the coding sequence ATGAATAGAGGTACCGTAAAATTCTTCAATGAGTCAAAAGGATTTGGATTTATTACAGAAGAAGGATCAAACAAAGAACATTTTGTACATGTTTCAGGATTAATCGACGAAATTCGTGAGAATGACGAAGTTGAATTCGAATTACAAGAAGGAAGAAAAGGATTAAACGCTGTTGACGTAAGAGTATTATAA
- a CDS encoding alpha/beta hydrolase, with product MKKNAIYFVPGLAANTKIFDHLSLSEEDTELHFLEWLLPTTIDETIQSYAQRMCENIHHENPILVGVSFGGILVQEMSKIIDCKKVVIISSIKNNKELPKTLKLAFVTGVYKLFPTKIIANIESYERYFFNDYLKKRAQLYKVYLSVRDKDYLQWAIYNVLHWQQEEALPNIVHIHGNDDEVFPSKYIQNYIEIEKGTHIMILNKAKTISKILEKECFK from the coding sequence ATGAAAAAAAATGCAATATACTTTGTACCAGGTTTAGCAGCTAATACCAAAATATTTGACCACCTTTCTTTATCCGAAGAAGATACTGAACTTCATTTTTTAGAATGGTTATTACCAACAACAATTGATGAAACTATTCAAAGTTATGCACAAAGAATGTGCGAAAATATTCATCATGAAAACCCTATTTTAGTTGGTGTTTCTTTTGGAGGAATACTTGTACAAGAAATGAGTAAAATTATTGATTGCAAAAAAGTAGTTATCATTTCAAGTATCAAAAATAATAAAGAACTTCCTAAAACCTTAAAATTAGCATTTGTAACTGGTGTTTATAAACTTTTTCCAACTAAAATAATTGCAAATATCGAAAGCTATGAACGTTACTTCTTTAATGATTACTTAAAAAAAAGAGCGCAATTATATAAAGTATATTTATCCGTAAGAGATAAAGACTATTTACAATGGGCAATTTATAATGTATTGCATTGGCAACAAGAAGAAGCATTACCAAATATAGTTCACATACACGGAAATGATGATGAAGTTTTTCCTTCAAAATATATTCAAAATTATATTGAAATTGAAAAAGGAACACATATTATGATTTTAAATAAAGCTAAAACTATTTCTAAAATTTTAGAAAAAGAATGTTTTAAATAG
- a CDS encoding ABC transporter substrate-binding protein, giving the protein MYSCTKQTSKFTDRQVFRYNEHSNITSLDPAFAKDQRNIWAVNQLFNGLVQLDDSLQIQPDIAKKWSISEDGKTYKFTLRNDVKFHKHSLFGKDSTRSVIATDFKYSLDRLLSKKVASPGGWVLQNVKNFKAENDSIFTINLKQAFPPFLGLLAMKYCSVVPKEAVDYFGNSFRANPIGTGAFQFKLWVENTKLVFRKNLLYFEKDIKGNNLPYLEAVAITFLPDKQSEYLQFIQGNLDFMKSLDASYKDDILNIDGSFKKKHIDKIVKKTGAYLNTEYLGIYLDGSDEYPTKSKLIRKAINYGFDRVKMIKFLRNGIGIPATSGFIPKGLPSFNNQKGYSYQPEKARALITKYIKETGDKNPEITITTNGNYLDLCEFIQRQLQNIGLQIKVDVIPPSTLRQGKANGKLPVFRASWIADYPDAENYLSLFYSENFIPNGPNYTHFKNDKFDALYEESIKEVDIKKRYKLYQKMDSIIIEEAPIVPLYYDEVIRFSQKNIQGLGINPIDMLHLKNVYKN; this is encoded by the coding sequence ATGTATTCCTGTACTAAACAAACGAGTAAATTTACCGATAGACAAGTTTTTCGCTATAATGAACATTCAAATATTACTTCGTTAGATCCTGCTTTTGCTAAAGATCAACGCAATATTTGGGCAGTAAATCAGTTATTTAATGGTTTGGTTCAGTTAGATGATAGTTTACAGATTCAGCCAGATATCGCTAAAAAATGGTCTATTTCTGAAGATGGAAAAACCTATAAATTTACGTTAAGAAACGATGTGAAATTTCATAAGCATAGTTTATTTGGTAAAGACTCAACAAGAAGTGTTATTGCTACGGATTTTAAATATTCATTAGATAGATTATTATCAAAAAAAGTAGCTTCACCAGGTGGTTGGGTTCTTCAAAATGTAAAAAACTTTAAAGCCGAAAACGATTCTATTTTTACTATTAATTTAAAACAAGCTTTTCCGCCTTTTTTAGGATTATTAGCAATGAAATATTGTTCGGTAGTTCCTAAAGAAGCAGTCGATTATTTTGGAAATTCATTTAGAGCAAACCCGATTGGAACTGGTGCTTTTCAATTTAAATTATGGGTTGAAAATACGAAGTTAGTTTTTCGTAAAAATCTGTTATATTTTGAAAAAGATATAAAAGGAAATAACTTACCATATTTAGAAGCTGTTGCAATTACTTTTTTACCAGACAAACAAAGTGAATATTTACAGTTTATTCAAGGGAATCTTGATTTTATGAAAAGTTTAGATGCTTCTTATAAAGATGATATTTTAAATATTGATGGTAGTTTTAAAAAAAAACATATTGATAAAATAGTAAAGAAAACAGGTGCATATTTAAATACAGAATATCTAGGCATTTATTTAGATGGAAGTGATGAGTATCCTACAAAATCTAAATTAATTCGTAAGGCTATAAATTATGGATTTGATCGTGTTAAAATGATTAAATTTTTACGTAACGGAATTGGAATACCTGCCACAAGTGGATTTATTCCTAAAGGTTTACCTTCATTTAATAATCAAAAAGGGTATTCTTATCAACCAGAAAAAGCAAGAGCTTTAATTACTAAATATATTAAAGAAACAGGCGATAAAAATCCTGAAATTACAATTACTACAAATGGTAATTATTTAGATTTATGCGAATTTATACAACGACAATTACAAAATATTGGTTTACAAATAAAGGTTGATGTAATTCCGCCTTCAACTTTAAGACAAGGAAAAGCAAATGGTAAATTGCCTGTTTTTAGAGCTAGTTGGATTGCTGATTATCCTGATGCTGAAAATTATTTATCGTTATTTTATAGTGAAAATTTTATTCCTAATGGACCAAATTATACACACTTTAAAAATGATAAATTTGATGCTTTATATGAAGAATCAATAAAAGAAGTTGATATAAAAAAGAGATATAAATTATATCAAAAAATGGATAGTATTATTATTGAAGAAGCACCAATTGTTCCTTTATATTATGATGAGGTAATTCGATTTAGTCAAAAAAATATACAAGGATTGGGAATTAATCCTATTGATATGTTGCATCTTAAAAATGTTTATAAAAACTAG
- a CDS encoding coiled-coil domain-containing protein: MNLSKYLLVVVLIAFVGVGNAQKSKGSEIKEARKEKRQQKKVEMKAKREEMKATRLEVKDQKEVLKLKKQELKADKKELKAERRAILGEHKEKMKNMTSEERKAYLKNNPKLKEKLKNHKQAVKGKKEALKKKQADFKNEKANFIQSKINNKKEKLSFYEKRSTNAADKIKRTKERLSAKKESGEITEAEYNEKIAKVTKIQEKLKKHEARVLKVKSSLKKNEEKLNKLNTRKE; the protein is encoded by the coding sequence ATGAACTTATCAAAATATTTATTAGTAGTAGTATTAATTGCATTTGTAGGAGTAGGTAATGCTCAAAAATCTAAAGGATCTGAAATAAAAGAAGCACGTAAAGAAAAGAGACAACAGAAAAAAGTTGAAATGAAAGCTAAGCGTGAAGAAATGAAAGCTACACGATTGGAAGTTAAAGATCAAAAAGAAGTATTAAAGCTTAAAAAGCAAGAGCTTAAAGCAGATAAAAAAGAGTTAAAAGCTGAGCGTAGAGCTATTTTAGGAGAGCATAAAGAAAAAATGAAAAATATGACTTCTGAAGAAAGAAAGGCGTATTTAAAAAATAACCCTAAATTAAAAGAAAAACTTAAGAATCATAAACAAGCTGTAAAAGGAAAAAAAGAAGCGTTAAAGAAAAAACAAGCAGATTTTAAAAATGAAAAGGCTAATTTTATCCAAAGTAAAATAAATAATAAAAAAGAAAAATTATCTTTTTACGAAAAAAGAAGTACTAATGCAGCTGATAAAATTAAAAGAACAAAAGAACGTTTATCTGCTAAAAAAGAATCAGGAGAAATAACCGAAGCTGAGTATAATGAGAAAATAGCTAAAGTTACCAAGATTCAAGAGAAACTAAAAAAGCACGAAGCAAGAGTTTTAAAAGTGAAATCTAGTCTTAAAAAGAATGAAGAGAAATTAAATAAGCTTAATACTAGAAAAGAATAA